The following are from one region of the Phormidium sp. PBR-2020 genome:
- the nifK gene encoding nitrogenase molybdenum-iron protein subunit beta, giving the protein MLDATPTTLVERKALRVNPAKTCQPIGAMYSALGIHGCLPHSHGSQGCCSYHRSHLTRHFREPIMAATSSFTEGTAVFGGGANLRQAFKTIYQLYDPPVIAVTTTCLSETIGDDIPTIVREARESGVIPEGKTVIHANTPSYVGCHITGWSNMTASMVKYLSETSGESRNQVNLIPGYVEPSDTRELKKMLTTWGIDAVTFPDTSDVVDTPQTGHFQMYPQGGTTVEALKTTGDSLATIALGPEASSQAAIALEAKCQVPYHILDLPIGVAATDRLVQTLMDVTGTQPTDEIVNARGRLVDVMTDMQSYLYEKRVAIAGDPDQVVPLVEMLVTCGAKPVYVITGAESKYFRDRTQAILGESVPEAVIRDNEDLFYLHQLMKQEPVDLLISNVYGKYIARAEDVPFVRYGWPILDRVGHSYFPTLGYAGSLHLLCTIINTLLERKDRDDPDESFELVL; this is encoded by the coding sequence ATGTTAGACGCAACTCCGACTACTTTAGTTGAACGTAAAGCCTTACGGGTTAACCCGGCGAAAACCTGTCAACCTATCGGCGCGATGTATTCTGCCCTCGGGATTCATGGTTGTTTGCCTCATTCCCACGGCTCTCAGGGCTGCTGTTCCTATCACCGTTCCCACCTGACACGCCATTTCCGAGAACCGATTATGGCAGCGACGAGTTCCTTTACGGAAGGAACGGCGGTCTTCGGAGGCGGCGCGAATCTTCGCCAAGCCTTTAAAACCATCTACCAACTGTATGATCCCCCGGTGATTGCGGTGACCACCACCTGTCTCTCGGAAACCATTGGTGATGATATCCCGACGATTGTGCGGGAAGCTCGTGAAAGTGGTGTGATTCCTGAAGGGAAAACGGTGATTCATGCCAATACGCCCAGTTATGTGGGCTGTCACATCACCGGCTGGTCGAATATGACCGCGTCGATGGTGAAGTATCTCTCCGAAACCAGTGGTGAGTCCCGTAATCAGGTCAATCTGATTCCTGGCTATGTTGAACCTTCAGACACTCGCGAATTGAAAAAAATGCTCACGACTTGGGGCATTGATGCAGTAACCTTCCCGGATACGTCCGATGTGGTGGATACGCCGCAAACGGGGCATTTCCAAATGTATCCTCAGGGTGGAACCACTGTTGAGGCCCTGAAAACCACTGGGGATAGTTTGGCAACGATCGCCCTGGGCCCGGAAGCGAGTAGCCAGGCGGCGATCGCCCTGGAAGCCAAATGTCAGGTTCCCTATCACATCCTCGATTTACCGATTGGGGTGGCCGCCACGGACCGTCTGGTGCAAACTCTGATGGATGTCACCGGAACCCAGCCGACGGACGAGATTGTTAACGCTCGCGGTCGTCTGGTGGATGTGATGACCGATATGCAGTCCTATCTGTATGAAAAACGGGTGGCGATTGCTGGGGACCCGGATCAGGTGGTTCCTCTGGTGGAAATGCTCGTCACCTGTGGTGCGAAGCCGGTCTATGTCATTACTGGGGCGGAGTCTAAGTATTTCCGCGATCGCACTCAAGCCATTCTCGGCGAGAGCGTTCCTGAGGCGGTGATTCGCGATAATGAGGACTTGTTCTATCTGCACCAGTTGATGAAACAAGAGCCGGTGGATCTGCTGATCAGCAATGTTTACGGCAAGTATATTGCTCGGGCCGAAGATGTCCCCTTTGTCCGCTACGGTTGGCCCATTCTCGACCGTGTGGGACATAGCTACTTCCCCACCCTGGGCTACGCCGGCAGTTTACATCTGCTGTGCACCATCATCAACACCCTGCTCGAGCGCAAGGATCGTGATGATCCTGATGAAAGCTTTGAGTTGGTTCTCTAA
- a CDS encoding P-II family nitrogen regulator, giving the protein MKEILAVIRMNQIGRTKQALVDAGFPGFNAVKVTGRGRQAIEAEAVEALNQNPEYATEVLPLLGRIPRLIPKRLLSIIVSDEQVEPVVTTLIRTNQTRNPGDGKIFVLPVTETVRVRTGETGRVALDEMTG; this is encoded by the coding sequence ATGAAAGAAATTTTAGCCGTAATTCGCATGAATCAAATCGGGCGCACCAAACAGGCGCTCGTGGATGCCGGATTTCCTGGATTCAATGCGGTTAAAGTGACCGGACGAGGGCGACAGGCCATCGAAGCCGAAGCTGTCGAAGCCCTCAATCAGAATCCCGAGTATGCTACCGAAGTCCTCCCCCTCCTGGGACGGATTCCCCGACTGATTCCCAAACGCCTTCTCAGCATTATCGTTTCCGACGAACAAGTTGAGCCGGTTGTCACCACCCTCATTCGCACGAATCAAACCCGAAATCCAGGTGATGGCAAAATCTTCGTCCTCCCGGTGACTGAGACGGTTCGCGTCCGCACCGGAGAAACCGGACGAGTTGCCCTTGATGAAATGACTGGTTAA
- the nifD gene encoding nitrogenase molybdenum-iron protein alpha chain, with amino-acid sequence MDAPSPIDQTTTQTAVKDIVEAYPAKVGKKRAKHIVVRDPNEPEQSIDANVRTTPGIITQRGCAFAGCKGVVIGPIGDVVHIVHGPVGCSYYSWLIRRNQFRARANGRNFVNYCFTTDLTEHDIVFGGMTKLRQAIQEAYDIFQPPAITVHATCPVGLIGDDIQGVSREMSEKLGISVVAFNCEGYKGVSQSAGHHIANNGIMKNWVGTDEGAEEVEGYTVNLMGEYNIGGDTWEIERVLEKCGIEVISKFSGDGSYDETTQAHLAKLNLVMCHRSINYVSEMMETKFGIPWIKVNFIGVNSFAKSLRKIAEVFDDPKLTERVETVIAEEMAETEAQLATYRERLTGKTVFLFVGGSRAHHYQGLFADLGMKTIVAGYEFAHRDDYEGRDILPNLKIDADSRNIEEIHVKQDPERYKRPFSDEAFAKMEENKTLKDYKGMMPDMGEGTLVVDNISHHELDVLIERFKPDLIGSGIKDKYIIEKLGIPCKQLHNYDYGGPFAGFRGAVNFAKDVDLRVNTPVWKYVKAPWLN; translated from the coding sequence ATGGACGCTCCCTCTCCCATTGACCAAACCACGACCCAGACCGCTGTTAAAGACATTGTTGAGGCCTATCCGGCTAAAGTTGGCAAAAAACGGGCCAAACATATTGTTGTCCGTGACCCGAATGAGCCGGAACAAAGCATTGATGCCAACGTCCGCACCACACCGGGCATTATCACCCAACGGGGTTGTGCCTTTGCCGGTTGTAAAGGTGTGGTTATCGGTCCCATTGGCGATGTGGTTCATATTGTCCATGGTCCTGTGGGTTGTTCCTATTATTCCTGGCTGATTCGCCGCAACCAATTCCGGGCCCGCGCTAATGGCCGTAACTTCGTCAACTACTGCTTTACGACCGACTTGACAGAACATGACATCGTCTTTGGTGGCATGACCAAACTCCGCCAGGCGATTCAGGAAGCCTATGACATCTTCCAACCCCCAGCGATTACCGTCCACGCAACTTGTCCGGTGGGACTGATTGGCGATGACATTCAAGGGGTCTCTCGGGAAATGTCCGAGAAACTCGGAATTAGCGTTGTTGCCTTTAACTGTGAAGGCTATAAAGGCGTTAGCCAGTCCGCCGGACACCACATTGCCAACAATGGCATCATGAAAAACTGGGTGGGAACCGACGAAGGGGCTGAAGAGGTCGAAGGTTACACCGTCAACCTGATGGGTGAGTATAACATCGGCGGCGACACCTGGGAAATCGAGCGCGTTCTTGAGAAATGCGGCATCGAGGTCATCAGCAAGTTTAGTGGTGATGGCTCCTATGACGAAACGACCCAGGCTCATTTAGCGAAGTTGAACTTGGTGATGTGCCATCGCTCCATCAACTACGTTTCAGAGATGATGGAAACCAAATTCGGGATTCCCTGGATTAAGGTCAACTTCATTGGTGTTAATTCCTTTGCCAAGAGTTTACGCAAGATTGCCGAAGTCTTCGATGACCCGAAACTCACGGAGCGCGTTGAAACCGTCATCGCTGAAGAGATGGCCGAAACCGAGGCCCAACTGGCGACCTATCGTGAACGGCTGACTGGAAAGACCGTCTTCCTATTTGTGGGTGGCTCTCGGGCGCACCACTATCAAGGCCTGTTTGCGGATTTGGGCATGAAAACGATCGTCGCTGGCTATGAGTTCGCGCACCGGGATGATTACGAAGGTCGCGATATCTTGCCGAACCTGAAAATTGATGCTGACAGCCGCAACATCGAAGAAATCCACGTCAAGCAAGATCCCGAACGGTATAAGCGGCCGTTTTCGGACGAAGCCTTTGCCAAAATGGAGGAAAACAAAACCCTCAAAGACTACAAAGGTATGATGCCCGATATGGGTGAAGGCACTCTGGTGGTGGACAACATCTCCCACCATGAACTCGATGTACTGATTGAACGCTTTAAACCGGATTTGATTGGTTCGGGGATTAAAGACAAGTATATCATCGAGAAGTTGGGCATTCCCTGCAAACAACTGCACAACTACGACTATGGTGGACCCTTTGCCGGGTTCCGGGGTGCAGTCAACTTTGCCAAGGATGTGGACTTACGAGTCAACACCCCGGTTTGGAAGTATGTCAAAGCTCCCTGGCTGAACTAA